ctTCACTATTACCAATTTGGTGGTCCCCGCATACTCTAAATAATGAGTAATATGTTCCTTAGCAATTCAATTCAGTGAGCAGTGATGAAGGAAAAGTCATTGCCTTTTCTTTATTACTGTGAGACAACTATGTCCAGACTAGGGACAAGTTGACACAGCTACCCTTTTGGTATAAGTAATTATCAAAATTAGTACTTACAAATAAGttattttccctttatttcttTTGCCAAATTAAATATCTATGTGGACCACCTTAATTTTATGCTAAGGTTAAGGTCCTTTCTATACACATATTAAACCATTAGTAATCtcataaatgaaattaatagaGTAATATACATGCAATTTTGTTTCTACTTatgaatttagaaaataaaaatattattttcaataaaatcttGACTCATACATAGTTTATAAATGAACGAGTTAGATCAAagttttaatgaattaaaaataatttgattataatCCATCTTCATGATAAATTCATATGTTCAGTGCATGCACTTCCTCCAAGtaactaatttttcttttttgatctaTGACATGTAGGGGTGTCAAATAAGCGGATTCGGTTGAAATTGGAAATATTATAATGGGTTGAATTGAAATTGGGTTGGATCTTTATCTGTCCAAGTTTACTTTGAGCTCAAATGGACTAAAAaatgggttgggtcttgacccgctCAATTTGATCCGATTGATGTCAATGaattaatatattgatatttaatttttataatcttaatttgaattttcgctcaagaattttttgttaaaaaagtaacaaatagattgataaatcctaaaagtgttaaatagatgataaataatatcttcaatattgaaaaatatcttagtaaaaagttttaaaacgggTTGAATTTGGAGATTGAATTAGGCTCAATTGAGAATTTTCTTCAAATGTGTTAAACTTGAGTTGGTTAATATTGAACTCAATTTACATTATCTTGAGTTCAACCCTTAAAAATTTGAACGGATTACATATGCTTGGATTTATTTTTGACAACCCTAATCACAGACATGTAAAATTCTCCGGTacaaatgaaaatgaattatacaatttaaaagGAACTtactaataaattaatatgcATGAAATGCAAGAGTAATTTTAGTACTTGCATTGTGTTTGGTATAATAAGACAAAATAATTTCCTTGTAAATTAATTTCAGAGTTATTTGAAATGGgagaaaattaaatgatatatgtTATTTATAATCGCAAGTACCCTTTCTCCTTCAGAAAGTAtctcaaattttatataatttgtatcACTAGCAATTTAATGTAAATATTGTTGTCAtactttaatattaaaaattatttacatacCCTATTCTGCACTTTCTAcattatcataattcatacgccattaataactttttttgcTCTTTACACTCGATCAAACAATATCTAACATTTTCtttaaagggaaaataaatATATCTGCATAATAAAAACCTTATATTAGCAtgtaataaaatgaaagaaatttaaataataaaaaacttaGTAAATATTGATCTCTTATTATATACACTAACAAAGAATTAACAACCAACAAAAATTTATAGCAAAACATTAAGAACCTTATACtaatcatatttaattatacATTAGCAATGAATTATAAGAAAATCCAGCTATATAGCAGAGATCTAGTGACGAATTAACTAGGAATTACTGACAAATTCAATAGCTAATTCCATATTTTCTTGCGGTGATATCGTCTAATAAAAGTTAAGAAAAAACAACTAACTATAAATGCTACTCTCCTAGGTTAAATGGAGAGTTTAGACACACATTTCATTCACACCTACCATAGAGGCCAGCCCCAATCTGTGTTTGAGACGTGTTAGCCATTATAGCTCACAAGAAAATAAGTGAATAATTGTACCATACTACACActcattattaattttaatttctagtAACCAAACTAGGGTCGACCAGTTGTAAATGAAATTAATGAactaaaaatatcaattaaccCTTTCGCCAAAATTTGCAATTTTCGACAAGGACAAATTGACATCTGATAAATGGTTCTCCTAATCTGCAATTTTATACCACATAAAATCTAatccatgtaatttttttttctatataaagtGGTGTACGAAAGAAAATTTCGTTATTCACTatacttattttggtttttaatttagttttatatttatgtcttgtaattatttttgatgaaaCGGTATGAGACAAGGTATCCGACAATATACTatttatctctattttttttttacttaccaACATTGTTATAATGCTACAAAAAATTGGAATGATTGATGTTTACACACAACTTGCATATACATTCAAATAATGATATATAGACAAGAGACAATGTTAATTAGTAGTAGGTAAACTAATaatttacatgaatttatttaaaatgtcaaaTCTGCTTATATAACcaacatatatattttcaataagTTAACAAAATTGACTTGTTTAATAGGGAAATGGACATCGAAAAATGTATATTCTGCATGGGAAGTTGCTAATTATTTAGGAAATAAGTCATTCTATTTGTCTCAATgaataacttaataataaagtaccttaaaatcaacaaaaaagcCCCAAttatttttgcttgatttggttaaaaccaaaaaagaaatgaataaaatattattgtgtcTGGAAATATAGAGTCAAATTtgaacccaaaaaaaaattaaataatgttaaaCTGGACATGGTAGAGATTTGTTGATTAACAAGGGGACATATTAGACATCCCCCGAAAATACAGGGAGTCTTTTATACATTCCCCTTTACCCCTTCAGAATGAGCAGTCATTATCtgtatgattattattatacataCAGTATCTTATATGTATAGATACAAAATCATACTGTATCTATAGGCTATACATACATAAGCATACATCTAATTATACAGTCATActcccaccccaccccacccccaccctaGACCCAGCAGTTGCAGCGCTGCTCTAGCAGCTGCTGCAATTTGCAGGTTCATCTATACGTACAACTTTTTCTGTATctatttatgtgtttatttgtatatatatatatgtatatatatgtatatgttgtgtGAGCTGTGAAGGACACTCACATAAAGTGTGATTTGATATGTAGAGAAAAAGCATTTCActttttagagagagaaagaaaagagagagaaagagaggtCATCTTCTTTATGCAATGCGGTGAGTGCGCAGTTGAACTAGCAAAAGGTACTATCTGTGTTAATTACTCACTTTATTATTATGTCTATGTATTTATAgtttatacatacatatattttttttgtgtgtatatatatatatatgtttaggaGTTCTGAAAATTTCTCTCTGTTTAATCTTAGGGTTTAAAGATGATGTGTGGACTTATTGATCTGAATACTGTGGATAACGATGATGCCGGAGAAGAAACGACGGCGCCGGTGTCATTGGATTCACCGGCGTCGTCGTCGGCGGCATCAGGAAGTTCGGATTTGACGTCGTCAACTACGCCAGCGGTGGCATCGGTGTGTATGGAGCTTTGGCATGCGTGTGCTGGACCGTTGATTTCGCTGCCGAAGAAAGGAAGCGCGGTTGTGTACCTACCTCAAGGTCACTTGGAACATTTATCTGAGTACCCGCCCATAGCCTCTAATCTCCCTCCTCATGTGTTCTGTCGCGTTGTAGATGTGAAGCTACAAGTGAGTGTACTTTTCCTCTGTTTACTGTcaattttgttgaaaatttgggATCGATTGGTTGAACTGTTTGCCTGTTTAGCTTCCTCATGTTAGTGTTATTCCAGAGAATTGTGAATATTTGTTTAGTTACCTGGCGTTTGGTTGCTGTATGTGTTCAATTTCAGGCAGATGCGGTTACTGATGAGGTCTATGCACAAGTCTCACTAGTTCCTGACAATCAGGTATTATGTGCTTCCATTGTTTTCTGATTTTGATGTGCTTTTCTAGCTGCTTAAATTTAGTCCCTTTAGGTATAATTTGGCAATAGAAGCATTGTCATTTGATTTAGTCCGTTATAACCATGGCTATTTGAAGCCAAAGTTCCAGCTTTATTCAACCTGGAAATAAAGAGAAGAGAATGAggcaaatataaaataatgtggTTGTATAGGAAGGTGGTATTGTCATTAACTTTGATATGTCACTCTTATTAAAGTTTAGGCGGATGCAAGTTCTTATTGATTAAGTAATGATATATTGAAATGTTTgtgtattataattttatttatgaacaaAATGTTCCGAAACTGTTGTTTTGTTGACTTCTTTTCATTGAGTTCATTGTAGTATTTTAAATTCCTTAGCAGATTGAGCAGAAATGGAAGGATGGAGACATTGATGCAGATACTGAAGAGGAGGAAATAGAAGGTGCTGGAAAATCAATAACACCACACATGTTCTGCAAAACTCTTACTGCATCGGATACCAGCACTCATGGTGGTTTCTCTGTCCCTCGGCGGGCAGCAGAAGATTGTTTTGCTCCCTTGGTAATGCTTTCTTGAAGCTAACTTCAATTGTAAATAGTAGATGAGAGTGCTTAGATGTCGTTGTATGGGTTTATACCATTTTAATGTCCGACTTACAGGAGCACATTTTTATTACTGCAGGATTACAGACAACAGAGGCCCTCGCAGGAGCTGGTAGCCAAAGATCTGCATGGTATAGAGTGGAAATTTCGGCATATCTATCGGGGTATGGAAAAATGCTACGCTTTGATACATGTGATTGAGAAAATGCTTGGTCTGTGTAGATGATGAATGAACTTTTTCTCACTGCAGGTCAGCCACGGCGGCATCTGCTCACTACAGGATGGAGTGCATTTGTAAACAAGAAGAAGCTTGTTTCTGGTGACGCTGTTCTTTTCTTGAGGTGTGAAAAGCTACATCTGGGAAGAAGTTAGCATTTTGTCATATTATTTCTCATGTTCCCATTATTTCTGTAGGACTGGTGATGGAGAGCTTAGGTTAGGAGTGAGACGAGCTGCCCAAGCAAAAACATGTTCTAGTTATCTGGCTCCTTGTAGCAAACCGTTGAATGTTAGTGGCATTGTAGATGCTGTTAACGTTATATCTAGCAGAAATGCCTTCAACATTTGTTACAACCCAAGGTATCCAATCTGTGAAAAAGAGATCTTAGCTTATGCTATTCCAATACTATTTTATTCAGATGTTCTATTAATTTCTTTATGCATGTGATGGTGTCCTTTTCTTATACTTTCACCCGCTTGTATATTTCAAAGCTgaatttttaaatgttgttcGACTGTCTGGATGTGAGTTGAAGTGCTACATGTGGATTGCAATGAGGGAAAACTATTTCTTCTTCGAGGTTTTAATCATTATCTTCTCTTACTCTATGCTAGAGTGCAGTCTAAAAACAATTGATTTTAGGGGGAACAGTAGAGTTTTCCATAAATAGACATGATATTGTTTTATGATGAAAGTGGAGGATGCTGTCACTTAGATATGGGAGTTTGGGTACCCCTCTACTGCATTTGAATGCGCTGGGTTCTGCTCGCTTACAACttccaaatgatgaatgtttcTCTACAATTTAAATCAGTGACTTTTTCGGACAATCTACAAAGGATTACCATCAACACAATATTTGAAATGGAGTTCTTTATACTTCTCTATGAGATTGAGCTATTTATTGGCTTAGTTTGAGGTCCTATGAAGTCTCTGTAGCACCAGTATAATAAGTAGTTTGTTTTGATTTCTGAACTAAGTATGTTTACTTTGGTCTGTTTTGTAAGCGATTGCTTTCTATCCTAGAATCTACTTGTCCATCACAGTCCATTTTCTCTTAGTCCTTTGGATCTTTTTGTTTCAGGGGTAGCTCATCGGATTTCATTGTACCTTACCACAAATTCTCTAAGACTCTTGCACATCCCTTTTCAGCTGGAATGAGGTTTAAAATGCGTGTCGAAACAGAAGATGCAGCTGAGCAAAGGTTAGACTATActttagtttcttttttgtGCGCTTTAGGATTGGTTCAAGATGTGGTCGTTTACACTTCTAGTGATTCAAAACACTGTACATCAATATCTGACGGGTATGTATCAGGTTCACTGGACTTGTTGTGGGAGTTAGCGATGTAGATCCAGTTCGATGGCCAGGTTCGAAATGGAGGTGCCTATTGGTATGCTTCCTGTCCTGCACTCCTTGTATTCTGATGGCATAAAGCTTAACCTAAATACACCACTTAAGTCTTAACATCTGGTTAAGTAATCGTAGATAGAGGACAAGTTCTTTTCTCACATAGGTGTTAAATGGTTGTTAGGTATGGGGGCTGATATTCTATTTGGTTGAGATAAATAGGACCTTGCTCCTGTTAACTAGTATCTGCTGTTTCATATATTGATAAAATGGAAGCAAGAATAGTCTGCATATGTAGATTTAGTTTTCTACGTAAGGGGTGTTTGCAGTTCGATTAATAAGTTTGTTTTTTGATGTTTAAGTCGTTTTTCCATTGCTTGGTTACCGTTggattttttcactttttaaaattattttttgttagtcTTTTACTTTAATTCTGAAATACTCCTTCCGTTACTTTTACTCACCATTTGttcttaaaattgattttcatttttacttgtcaccTTTGACATATCAAGAAgagacaataattttttttccatgttttaccctcaatattaaatacttattttccAAATCATTTTCTAAGGCATCATTTCATAAGAAATAGTTtggtaaaatatttataatccaAGTCAAACTGTGACAAGTAAAGTGAACGAAGGATGTATAAGATAATATACTTCTAAAGACGTTAGGTTGACCATATTCCAACATAATGCAACCAAATTCATTTAATGATTGATGAATACTTACATTTATCAAAAGAACTTGTAAtaataaatgaagaaaagatCTTTCTATAACTGTAGTATTTGTTATCACTTGTGAATATCTGGAGACTAGGTCTGGATATGCTCACATAGCTGCAAAATGTGATAATTTTCTCACAAGTGTTTTGCAACTTTTTTCAACTTAAGAATTTCCTTTATGAATTGTCTGATGGAATGATTTCACGAATAAATGTGAAACCTTTTTCTAAAACTGCCAAGTTTATTTTATACTTGCAAACAGTAAACCACAAGATTTGTTGTTTCAGAGTTTTTGTATTCATTTGTCAATATAATTACAACTACGGAAAATTCATGCATAAGTATCTCAACATTGAAATTACTACTGAATACTTTTTAGGACTATGTTTTTGATCACTTCTAGGTAagttcaatttaatttattgaggTCACTTACAGGTGTATAATTCTCCCCTTGGAATGTAATTTAACAGTCAGTTCTGCTTTCTTCATCCTTTATTAGTTGGCTAATGAAACCCCCCTCTGTTTTTTGACCAAACAAAGTGTTGATTTAGTTAGGCATCTTTAATAGTGGTTCTAATCTGAACAGTTGTTTTTCTGATGTCTCTAGAAACTTATTTTTTGCTCTATTAATGTGTTACTGAATGGATAATTCAGGTCAGATGGGATGATCTTGATGTTTCTAGACATAATAGGGTTTCACCATGGGAGATTGAGCCATCTGGTTCAGCTCCTGTGCCCAGCAGCTTGGTGATGCCTTCTGCTAAGAGGACCAGGGTTGGCTTTCCTATTTCAAAGGCAGATTTTCCAATTCCTAGAGGTTTCCCTTCattccctctctctctctctctcttgagCGCACACACAACACAACACGTGCATATAGAGACGCACTCACACATCTCATTTCTGCTTGAATTCTTCAGTAGTATGATGCTTCTGCAATGGTAATAACTAGTCTGTGCCTTCATTTCTGACAGAAGGAATTGCAGTATCAGACTTTGGGGAATCTTCTAGGTTCCAGAAGGTCTTGCAAGGtcaagaaattttgaggatgcaTGCTCCTTATGGCGGACTTGATGCTCGGAGTCCTCGTCCAGCAGGCACAAGATGCTTTCCTGGTTTTCCTAGTTCTGGGATATCTAGAATGGGAAACAGCATCAGACCCCTGTTCGGTGACACTGACAAGTCCCATGAAAGCATTGGCTTTAGTGAATCTCTTCGATTCAATAAGGTCTTGCATGGTCAAGAAATTTTTACAAGCCCTCCTTATGGGAGAGCTCAAGCTGGTATCCAAATGCAGGAGAAAAGTAGGACCGGTATTTTTGTCGGTATTCAGGTTCCAAACCATGGAAACAGGTGGCCTGCTCCAAATCAGGATAATAACACTCCTTGCAAGTCAATTAATCCTGTCTCAGCATCATCACCACCTTCTACACTCAATTTTCAGCATCCGAGCCCTCCAGCATCAAAGTTCCAGGCTATGTTCAATCATAAACATGGGAAACATGATCTTGTTAACCAGGCTTCGTTAGATCTGTCTGAGAACTGTTGTAGGTATCTCTCATCTGGTTCACATACTGAGGACAGCAGTCGGAAGGAAGGTACTCAAGGAATCAGCTCGTTTGGTTTCTTAAAGGAGCAAAAGCAAACAGGACTTTCATATCTTTCTCTTGGGACACAGTCGTCATTCAAAGGCAATCAAAACTTAGTTTCCACTTGTAAAACTAGTTGCAGGATCTTCGGGTTCCCCTTGACCGAGAGTAAAATAAGTGCAACTAGAGCGGATACTCCCTCTGAAGCTGTATACTCACATGGTCTAGAAACTACATTTCTCCCTTCCGGTGATGGAAAGTTGCAGCCGGGGCCACCATTGATGACTAACGTTGTGGGAACAAATTTTACCAAAGTAAATGACCTCTATGCAGCAAGAGATGTGCTTCTTGATATTGCTCTGTAGCAGGTGTTTGTTGTGAGGTTGTGCTAGAATATGTAGACTGAAGGATGTGTGTGCAGCATTATTGATTATTAGATTTTAGTTGGTGTTGTAATCTTCTGGCCGTTGAGTGCGCAAGCATTTGGTTGCCAGTAGAATGCTTATCCAGAGATGAGAATTGAGAGTTTTTAATGAAGATTGATACCGTTGAGGAACATATGTTCTTGTAAGTACCTGCACTACAAATTTCACTGATCTACTTTCATATATTATCAATGCATAATTTCATGAAAGtttcaataaataattactttttgTTTATCGGGGGAGCACAGCTGTAGATAACCTGAAGTTTAACTTTTGATTGAATACTAAAGGTTCACTCTATGAGAAGAAATTTAACTCTGTTTTCAGTGAGATTCTGTTTGAATACTCTCTGACCCAGTTTGGTTTTCCAGGGGCTGAGGTCTTGTTATTTTCCAGCACTCTTTAGCAGTTTCTTGGTTTCAGTTCCTTAATTTTGCTTTTGATAACGTGGGTTCAGAGCATGACTTTATGGGTTGTTTCACATTGCAGGAAAAGTTGGTGTATGTGTTCCTGTGACGCTGATGTACTATGTAACAATTGGAAGTTGTGTTTGCTGCATCAAAGATGTCTGTATGATAATTGTACTCTGCTTGAGATGACTTTTGTATTTGTAGATTTACCTAGTCTAGATTTGCTGTGAACTAACTCAAGCTCCTGTAAATCGGTAAGTTTGTTGTAGGAGCTCTCATCTCAGGAACACAATACTGTACTGAATATTTTAAGGAATTGTCATGTATATTCCTGCAATTAAACAGGCTGAACATAGTTTCCTGTTTGTTATTTGATAATCAATCCTGCATCCCTTGATTTTCTCTACTGTATTATTATACGTCTCTAAATGTGGTGGATAAAACCAATTATTAgaatcaaatttttgaaaagttttttgtTGGGTGATTAGTATAATATACATCCATCTTGCATTTGATGTTTGTTACGTAAAATTCGTGTGGCACCAAAAGATTGAGCTcttacaaataatatattaggCTTGAAAAAGTGGAGGAGTTGGTGTCTGATATTCTTTACTACGCTTGCTACAGTGGGAGTGAATTTGGTCTTTGCAAATGTCCATTTCCATGTCACAGAAAACGAGACCGAGAATATTGTAGAACTTCTCAACAACGTCATGGCCTTCGTATATTATTTGGTTTACATCTTTTGACTCAATTGCCATAATACTGACATTTTCTCTCTTTCATTAAATTCCTAAACAAAGAGAGATCTTTACCCTGAGAAAATCAGacacatcatatattatatggCTGCTTCAAACAACAGTAGTGTCATAACTCTTGAGACAACACCAACATGGGCTATTGCTGTTGtgtgtttcattttatttactatttccATTCTTATAGAACACGTCCTTCATCTCTTAGCTAAGGTATTTTTGCATGAGACTGTTTTCACGTCTTGGATTTATAACCTCTACTAGTTACACGACAAACAACACTTACTATTGTTGGTTAGGAAccaacttcaaattttgattGGTTTTGAATACACCACTACATATATTATCACTAATTTGATAACTATGTAGAGAATAATCAAATtccaaacatcattttaaaaccAACAGTAACAAAGAAGTAGGGAAATCGAAATCGAAGTCTTATATTtgaacattattatttttgcaaGTGATTGTCAGTCTTGTAGACAATTTGGCAACTATTGAATATGTAGCTTGAGTTGGACATTGATCATatgtatgttattttttttggtaaatggTCAGATGAGAAGATGGAAATTTTGGAGGCAGAAACAACCACCTTAGATTATCAATTTTCACATGGTAAGCTGTCACATCCTCCTGTGGTAAATAAGTAATGTTTTAGGTTTGGACAAGAAAATCACTTGCTCTAAAAAATTAACAGGGATTAGAAATTTGGCAAGGGCAATTTAGaaataaagaattaaatatcttttttacttaaaatattaattatttagaattattcTTTCCGTTCCTATTTACTTGTCgttcttattaaaaattattttttcacaaaatcaatacataaatgACATTAAGTATTCCATATTACCTATTAGCTTTGAAAGTATATACCGTTTGACCAATATAAAAAGACTTATTTAATAAGTAATTCAtgttcatttgtcaaattagctaatcaaagtaaattagttcatgtttatttattgaaaacttGAGTTCAAATGAATAATACTAAATAAGGATATAGTGATAAACTAATATGGTTACTTAATTGAGAGGGGAAGcctaaattattatatatcaatattaaaattattataatctcACAATCTTAGCAACATATTatcttattcataaatatagaaaaaaaagtctttttcctattttttttacgtaggattttttttttccgtttatataatatttttattataatcttTTGTTAACAACATATTGATCCGTGATTAATAAATTACCTAGAGATAATCAAATCATTTGAACaaaccaatttcaatttcataataagaTTATGAATACGGTGATACCAGTACATACGGTAGGTTATTATAGTTTCTATACTTCTATTCAgttaattattcttttaaattagataaaaaagattatttaaaataaaattaaaaataaccttacgtataaaagaaatttaggaagagaatttttttccctatatttATGGACAAGATAATATGTTGCTAAGATAgtgatattataataatttttaatacttaatatataatgtttttattaattaaatcatgGTTAGAGATTTACTTTGgaaattaaattttaactatTTGTTTTGACCTATGCCATGTGTCACTAATCAAATAGGAACTTAGAAAAAATggagagaagaaaaaatggaGAGGAGCCGGATTCATTAATAAATgattagaaataattaaaaaaagaaaaagtacacAGATAATTAGAAACGGGAGAGTAACAACTAAATAAGAATGGAGGGAGTACTGTTTAGAGGTTAAAACATCAATTATTCATGTCGTCTATCCATGCTGTAGGGACATTTATTTCTTGTCTCAATTAAACACATTATTATATGAACAATTATTATGTCCTAAGATATAGGCTTAATAAGGAAAATGTTTCATGAAAATAGATGCAAGTTAGCTGTACCATAAacgagtatttttttttatatgtccacttttactttatattaatttttcttagagtcaaactataataattttgactgagtttacgaaatatttttttatcatattgatatgtaaaatcTTGTAATTATAGTACTTTTtgtatatagtttttgaatgtctaaattttttgtttaaaatataaaattatataatctaatttaactttgaaaattacttaaatttgaCTTTCGAAAAATACAACACGACAATTAAGAGTGGACAGAAGGAGTTTTACTAAACAAATTTTAATCTATTATAGTAtgtttctttataatttttttaattctactTATTATATAGAGAGTAGACTTATATATAAGGTGATTTGTAATTGTATTTCAATGATATGA
This window of the Solanum pennellii chromosome 2, SPENNV200 genome carries:
- the LOC107011491 gene encoding auxin response factor 3 isoform X1, with amino-acid sequence MMCGLIDLNTVDNDDAGEETTAPVSLDSPASSSAASGSSDLTSSTTPAVASVCMELWHACAGPLISLPKKGSAVVYLPQGHLEHLSEYPPIASNLPPHVFCRVVDVKLQADAVTDEVYAQVSLVPDNQQIEQKWKDGDIDADTEEEEIEGAGKSITPHMFCKTLTASDTSTHGGFSVPRRAAEDCFAPLDYRQQRPSQELVAKDLHGIEWKFRHIYRGQPRRHLLTTGWSAFVNKKKLVSGDAVLFLRTGDGELRLGVRRAAQAKTCSSYLAPCSKPLNVSGIVDAVNVISSRNAFNICYNPRGSSSDFIVPYHKFSKTLAHPFSAGMRFKMRVETEDAAEQRFTGLVVGVSDVDPVRWPGSKWRCLLVRWDDLDVSRHNRVSPWEIEPSGSAPVPSSLVMPSAKRTRVGFPISKADFPIPREGIAVSDFGESSRFQKVLQGQEILRMHAPYGGLDARSPRPAGTRCFPGFPSSGISRMGNSIRPLFGDTDKSHESIGFSESLRFNKVLHGQEIFTSPPYGRAQAGIQMQEKSRTGIFVGIQVPNHGNRWPAPNQDNNTPCKSINPVSASSPPSTLNFQHPSPPASKFQAMFNHKHGKHDLVNQASLDLSENCCRYLSSGSHTEDSSRKEGTQGISSFGFLKEQKQTGLSYLSLGTQSSFKGNQNLVSTCKTSCRIFGFPLTESKISATRADTPSEAVYSHGLETTFLPSGDGKLQPGPPLMTNVVGTNFTKVNDLYAARDVLLDIAL
- the LOC107011491 gene encoding auxin response factor 3 isoform X2; protein product: MMCGLIDLNTVDNDDAGEETTAPVSLDSPASSSAASGSSDLTSSTTPAVASVCMELWHACAGPLISLPKKGSAVVYLPQGHLEHLSEYPPIASNLPPHVFCRVVDVKLQADAVTDEVYAQVSLVPDNQIEQKWKDGDIDADTEEEEIEGAGKSITPHMFCKTLTASDTSTHGGFSVPRRAAEDCFAPLDYRQQRPSQELVAKDLHGIEWKFRHIYRGQPRRHLLTTGWSAFVNKKKLVSGDAVLFLRTGDGELRLGVRRAAQAKTCSSYLAPCSKPLNVSGIVDAVNVISSRNAFNICYNPRGSSSDFIVPYHKFSKTLAHPFSAGMRFKMRVETEDAAEQRFTGLVVGVSDVDPVRWPGSKWRCLLVRWDDLDVSRHNRVSPWEIEPSGSAPVPSSLVMPSAKRTRVGFPISKADFPIPREGIAVSDFGESSRFQKVLQGQEILRMHAPYGGLDARSPRPAGTRCFPGFPSSGISRMGNSIRPLFGDTDKSHESIGFSESLRFNKVLHGQEIFTSPPYGRAQAGIQMQEKSRTGIFVGIQVPNHGNRWPAPNQDNNTPCKSINPVSASSPPSTLNFQHPSPPASKFQAMFNHKHGKHDLVNQASLDLSENCCRYLSSGSHTEDSSRKEGTQGISSFGFLKEQKQTGLSYLSLGTQSSFKGNQNLVSTCKTSCRIFGFPLTESKISATRADTPSEAVYSHGLETTFLPSGDGKLQPGPPLMTNVVGTNFTKVNDLYAARDVLLDIAL